One window of Candidatus Methylocalor cossyra genomic DNA carries:
- a CDS encoding TolC family protein: MKRYLTLLVLVALWLGNLTALLAGDIPLSEDQVLALFYERNLDLIAAHYQIDRAEALEWLAAAIPNPQLTLGWNELNGAWNFNPRLGHPGVGFNVAVSQLLETAGKRGLRMESSRLGRAAVEADFKDALRTLSNAVRHAYYRLLLAQKTLEVARDNHRRYQDLVAANRLRLKAGDIAESDLLRVEVESYKAQAELDRAAAELKQARADLARLLAWPEQSLNLVATETWPTEASGYLTEQESALVEKAYAARPDLKSALLRTDQAEKDLELARRLSVPDVTLSAGYVKDPGNVVLDSGTLSISVPLPIFYRYKGEIGQAVANLNQARLQVEQIKQAIRGEVVTAYAALQSAAAIAARFETEVTRRLEKVRQAAEFAYAKGAASLLELLDAERSYKTMMLDYYAALTERTLAYADLLKALGEEPRK, from the coding sequence ATGAAACGTTACTTGACCCTCCTGGTACTGGTCGCCCTGTGGCTGGGAAACTTGACCGCACTCTTGGCGGGCGATATTCCGCTCAGCGAGGATCAAGTGCTGGCCTTGTTCTACGAACGCAACCTCGACTTGATCGCCGCCCATTATCAGATCGACCGGGCCGAAGCCCTGGAGTGGCTCGCCGCCGCCATTCCCAACCCCCAGCTCACGCTGGGATGGAATGAACTCAACGGCGCCTGGAATTTCAACCCACGCCTCGGACACCCGGGGGTCGGCTTCAACGTCGCCGTCAGTCAGTTGCTGGAAACGGCCGGGAAACGCGGCCTGCGCATGGAAAGCAGCCGTTTAGGGAGAGCCGCGGTGGAGGCGGACTTTAAGGATGCCCTCCGGACCCTGTCCAATGCCGTCCGCCATGCCTATTACCGATTGCTGTTAGCGCAAAAAACCCTGGAGGTGGCCCGGGACAACCACCGGCGTTACCAAGACCTCGTCGCCGCCAACCGCTTGCGCCTCAAGGCCGGGGATATCGCCGAATCGGATCTGCTGCGGGTGGAGGTGGAAAGCTATAAGGCGCAGGCGGAGCTGGACCGGGCCGCGGCCGAGCTCAAGCAAGCCCGTGCCGACCTGGCCCGCCTGCTGGCCTGGCCGGAGCAGAGCCTGAATTTGGTGGCCACCGAAACCTGGCCGACGGAGGCTTCCGGCTATCTCACCGAACAGGAGTCGGCCCTGGTGGAAAAGGCCTATGCCGCCCGGCCCGATCTTAAATCGGCCCTGTTGAGGACCGATCAGGCCGAGAAGGACCTCGAGCTGGCCCGCCGCCTGAGCGTCCCCGACGTGACCCTATCCGCCGGTTACGTGAAGGATCCAGGTAACGTGGTCCTGGACTCGGGCACCCTCTCCATCAGCGTGCCGCTGCCGATCTTCTACCGCTATAAGGGCGAGATCGGTCAGGCGGTCGCTAACCTGAACCAGGCCCGTTTGCAGGTGGAACAGATCAAGCAGGCCATCCGGGGCGAAGTGGTAACCGCCTATGCGGCCCTGCAAAGCGCCGCCGCCATTGCAGCCCGGTTCGAGACCGAGGTGACCCGGCGGTTGGAAAAAGTGCGCCAGGCGGCGGAATTCGCCTATGCCAAGGGAGCCGCCAGCCTGTTGGAACTCCTCGATGCCGAACGCAGTTATAAAACCATGATGCTGGACTATTACGCCGCCTTAACCGAACGAACGCTGGCCTACGCCGACTTGCTCAAGGCCCTCGGCGAGGAGCCTCGGAAATGA
- a CDS encoding efflux RND transporter periplasmic adaptor subunit, which yields MSRPLRHWLGILGLALGLAACHHDEAQPIATAPSLPKDEILLPPDSSKRGYIQEQTVEPVAAPIMEPVAGRIGYDETRTARISSPIAGRVISKLPELGTLVKAGAPLVELDSPELGQAQADYANAVSDLRLAEAAYRRARELFEGKVLPLKDFQQAEDNWRRSQNETQRALMRLRNLGISDPKVNNRYYLRSPVTGIVTERHINPGLEVRPELPEPLFVVSDLSTLWVTMQVFEKDLGRIHVGKRVLVSVPAYPNEKFPAVIDYIDRVVDESTRTVKVRCRIANPEGKLLPAMYATVEVESDAQDRAIVVPLTALFTEGEGDQIFVKLGEGHYKQRDVRVGLRLKDRAVIAEGLRPGETIVSQGALMLRTEEANEQGAEGTAARR from the coding sequence ATGAGCCGGCCTCTGCGCCACTGGCTGGGAATTCTCGGCCTGGCGTTGGGCCTCGCCGCCTGTCACCACGACGAGGCGCAGCCCATCGCCACCGCGCCGTCCCTACCCAAGGACGAAATCCTTTTGCCGCCGGATTCTTCCAAACGGGGCTACATTCAAGAGCAAACGGTGGAACCGGTCGCCGCCCCGATCATGGAGCCGGTGGCGGGCCGGATCGGCTACGATGAAACCCGCACCGCCCGCATCAGCTCGCCCATCGCCGGGCGGGTGATTTCGAAGCTGCCGGAGCTGGGCACCTTGGTCAAGGCCGGCGCGCCCTTGGTCGAACTGGACAGCCCCGAGCTGGGTCAGGCCCAGGCCGATTACGCCAATGCCGTGTCCGACCTGCGGCTCGCCGAGGCGGCCTATCGCCGCGCGCGCGAGCTGTTCGAGGGCAAGGTGTTACCCCTCAAGGACTTCCAGCAGGCGGAAGACAACTGGCGGAGGTCGCAGAACGAGACCCAGCGGGCCTTGATGCGGCTGCGCAACCTCGGCATCAGCGATCCCAAGGTCAACAATCGCTATTACCTGCGCTCGCCGGTCACCGGCATCGTCACCGAGCGGCACATCAATCCCGGCCTGGAGGTGCGCCCGGAACTGCCCGAGCCGCTGTTCGTGGTGTCCGATCTCAGCACCCTGTGGGTGACCATGCAGGTGTTCGAGAAGGACTTGGGGCGGATCCACGTGGGCAAGCGGGTGCTGGTGAGCGTGCCGGCTTACCCCAACGAGAAGTTTCCCGCGGTGATCGACTATATCGACAGGGTCGTCGATGAGAGCACCCGCACGGTCAAGGTTCGCTGCCGGATCGCCAATCCTGAGGGCAAGCTGTTGCCGGCCATGTACGCGACCGTCGAGGTGGAGAGCGACGCCCAGGATCGGGCCATCGTGGTGCCGCTCACGGCCCTGTTCACCGAGGGCGAAGGGGATCAAATCTTCGTAAAACTCGGCGAAGGGCATTACAAACAACGGGACGTGCGGGTCGGCCTTAGGCTTAAAGATCGGGCGGTCATCGCCGAAGGTTTGCGGCCCGGCGAGACCATCGTGTCCCAGGGCGCCTTGATGCTGCGCACCGAAGAGGCCAACGAGCAGGGCGCCGAGGGAACCGCAGCCCGGCGGTAA
- the sfnG gene encoding dimethylsulfone monooxygenase SfnG yields MSQSTDTFRSAAPIRFAYWVPNVSGGLVISKIEQRTSWDLDYNRTLAQLAERNGFDYALSQIRFTAGYGAEYQHESVAFSHALLAATERLRVIAAVLPGPWHPAVLAKQIATIDHLTGGRIAVNIVSGWFKSEFTAIGEPWLEHDERYRRSEEFIRVLKGIWTRDDFTFLGDFYRFHSYSLKPKPLQRPHPEIFQGGSSRAARDMAARVSDWYFTNGNTVEGIKAQVDDIRAKAAQEGHTVKIGVNAFVIARDSEAEAQAVLAEIIDKADPEAVKAFGREVQQAGKASPEGEGNWAKSTFEDLVQYNDGFKTGLIGTPEQIAARILALKAVGVDLVLIGFLHFHEEVEYFGRRVLPLVREGEARGAAAAAA; encoded by the coding sequence ATGAGTCAATCCACCGACACCTTCCGCAGCGCGGCGCCCATCCGCTTCGCCTACTGGGTGCCCAATGTCAGCGGCGGCCTGGTCATCAGCAAGATCGAGCAGCGCACCAGCTGGGACCTGGACTACAACCGCACGCTGGCCCAATTGGCGGAGCGCAACGGCTTCGATTACGCCCTGAGCCAGATCCGCTTCACCGCCGGGTATGGGGCCGAATACCAGCACGAGTCGGTCGCCTTCAGCCACGCCCTGCTGGCCGCCACCGAACGGCTGCGGGTGATCGCCGCCGTGCTTCCCGGGCCCTGGCATCCGGCGGTGCTGGCCAAACAGATCGCCACCATTGACCATCTCACCGGTGGACGGATCGCGGTCAATATCGTCAGCGGCTGGTTCAAGAGCGAGTTCACCGCCATCGGCGAGCCCTGGCTGGAGCACGACGAGCGCTACCGCCGCTCCGAGGAATTCATCCGCGTCCTCAAGGGCATCTGGACCCGGGACGACTTCACCTTCTTAGGCGATTTCTACCGCTTCCACAGCTATTCGCTGAAACCCAAACCCCTGCAGCGGCCCCACCCGGAGATCTTCCAGGGCGGCAGCTCGCGGGCGGCGCGGGACATGGCGGCGCGGGTGTCGGACTGGTACTTCACCAACGGTAACACGGTCGAAGGTATCAAGGCTCAGGTCGACGACATCCGGGCCAAGGCCGCCCAAGAAGGCCACACGGTGAAGATCGGTGTGAACGCCTTCGTCATCGCCCGGGACAGCGAGGCCGAGGCCCAAGCGGTGCTGGCCGAGATCATCGACAAGGCCGATCCGGAGGCGGTGAAAGCCTTCGGCCGCGAGGTCCAACAGGCCGGCAAGGCTTCCCCCGAGGGGGAAGGTAACTGGGCCAAATCCACCTTCGAGGACCTGGTGCAGTACAACGACGGCTTTAAGACCGGGTTGATCGGCACGCCGGAGCAGATCGCCGCGCGCATCCTGGCGCTTAAGGCGGTGGGCGTGGATCTGGTGTTGATCGGCTTTCTGCACTTCCACGAAGAAGTGGAATACTTCGGCCGGCGGGTGCTGCCACTGGTGCGGGAAGGAGAAGCCCGGGGCGCCGCCGCGGCGGCCGCTTGA
- a CDS encoding NAD(P)H-dependent oxidoreductase: MSQLKVVIVSGNLGAPSKTLALGEQIVEAIGQLSAVAVETHQLAELAPAIGPARHPGELNETGQAALRSIAAADILVAVTPVYKGSYTGLFKHLFDFIDPKALTEVPVILGATGGGDKHALIIEHQLRPLFGFFGANTAPAGIYATEAHYDGRRFTEPVVLERIAAAARQAVALARARQTPIAA; the protein is encoded by the coding sequence ATGAGTCAACTCAAAGTCGTGATCGTTTCGGGCAATCTGGGAGCGCCATCGAAGACCTTGGCGCTGGGGGAACAAATCGTGGAAGCCATCGGGCAGCTATCGGCGGTGGCGGTGGAGACCCACCAACTGGCCGAGCTGGCCCCGGCGATCGGCCCCGCCCGCCATCCCGGCGAGCTGAATGAAACCGGCCAAGCCGCACTCCGTTCCATTGCCGCGGCGGACATCCTGGTGGCGGTTACCCCCGTGTACAAAGGGTCCTACACCGGGTTGTTCAAGCACTTGTTCGATTTCATCGATCCCAAGGCCCTCACCGAGGTGCCGGTGATCCTCGGAGCCACCGGCGGCGGCGACAAGCACGCCCTCATCATCGAGCACCAACTGCGGCCGCTGTTCGGCTTTTTCGGTGCCAATACCGCGCCGGCCGGCATCTACGCCACCGAAGCCCACTACGATGGCCGCCGCTTCACCGAGCCGGTGGTCCTGGAACGCATCGCCGCCGCCGCCCGCCAGGCGGTGGCCCTAGCCCGTGCCCGCCAGACCCCCATCGCCGCTTGA
- a CDS encoding OmpP1/FadL family transporter gives MTRLFPFSPNAGQPHWGPGLWAALALVTAAPAVHGLNAGTDLDLSLQPIAGGMAGAAFTRPQEVAAALFGNPATLAGFKGFHFELGAALLEPEVDNYQSNRGYLHHSYSLAQNYVAPTFALSGEVQPGLVLGAGIGVDSGLGADYRTHPINGGAGLGLGGSGPGGAATLPLLVELLSFSANLGAAYALTPDLALGAALTVGVGFGQFGTSGSTTGLAGLSGDFGGTTASVHDISLRGSLGASYRLTPGLTLSASFKTPLQYHYRNVLATTVEGSQQYQSVKVEQPLEVAFGFAAEPTQEWLVEADAVWKNWSEAALYRDVWRDQFLALLGGQYRAGDWQFRAGYGYATPILRDSPNGTVGGFRGLGTLPLDTAVPGVLARNDLIKVVQTTLGPVIWQHTLTAGLGYAFTPKFRLDAFAAYAFQESASRDTLALGHYRVEGSEWALGAGANFKF, from the coding sequence ATGACACGCCTTTTTCCCTTTTCCCCCAACGCCGGCCAACCGCACTGGGGGCCGGGGCTGTGGGCCGCCCTTGCCCTAGTGACCGCCGCGCCTGCGGTCCATGGGCTCAACGCCGGCACCGATCTGGACCTGAGCCTCCAGCCAATCGCCGGCGGCATGGCCGGCGCCGCCTTCACCCGGCCACAGGAAGTGGCCGCTGCGCTGTTCGGGAATCCCGCCACGCTGGCGGGCTTTAAGGGTTTCCACTTCGAGCTCGGGGCCGCACTCCTGGAACCGGAGGTCGACAATTACCAGAGCAACCGCGGCTACCTCCATCACTCCTACAGCCTGGCCCAGAACTATGTGGCGCCGACCTTCGCTCTGAGCGGCGAAGTTCAGCCGGGCTTGGTACTGGGGGCAGGGATCGGGGTGGACTCCGGCCTGGGCGCGGACTACCGCACCCATCCCATCAACGGTGGCGCCGGGCTCGGTTTGGGCGGCAGCGGTCCCGGTGGCGCCGCCACCTTGCCACTGCTGGTGGAATTACTGTCGTTCAGCGCTAACCTCGGGGCGGCTTACGCGCTAACCCCGGACCTGGCCCTGGGCGCGGCGCTCACGGTCGGGGTGGGTTTCGGTCAATTCGGCACCAGCGGTAGCACCACCGGGCTGGCCGGACTGAGCGGCGACTTCGGTGGTACCACCGCCAGCGTCCACGATATTTCCCTGCGCGGCTCCCTAGGCGCCAGCTATCGCCTGACACCCGGCTTGACCCTCAGCGCGTCCTTCAAGACCCCGCTCCAATACCATTACCGCAATGTGCTCGCCACCACAGTGGAGGGCAGTCAGCAGTATCAGTCTGTCAAGGTGGAGCAGCCGCTGGAAGTGGCCTTCGGGTTTGCCGCCGAACCTACCCAGGAGTGGCTGGTGGAGGCCGATGCGGTGTGGAAGAACTGGTCGGAGGCGGCGTTGTACCGGGACGTCTGGCGGGACCAGTTCCTGGCCCTCCTGGGCGGGCAGTACCGCGCTGGGGATTGGCAGTTCCGGGCCGGCTACGGCTATGCCACGCCGATCCTCCGGGACTCACCCAACGGTACGGTGGGCGGCTTTAGGGGGCTTGGCACCCTGCCCCTGGACACCGCCGTCCCCGGGGTCTTGGCCCGCAACGACCTGATCAAGGTGGTGCAAACCACCCTCGGGCCGGTCATCTGGCAACACACCCTGACCGCTGGTCTGGGTTATGCCTTCACCCCCAAATTCCGCTTGGATGCCTTCGCCGCCTACGCCTTTCAGGAGTCCGCCAGCCGCGACACCCTCGCCCTGGGGCACTACCGGGTCGAGGGCAGCGAATGGGCCTTGGGGGCCGGGGCCAATTTCAAGTTTTGA
- a CDS encoding acyl-CoA dehydrogenase family protein translates to MGAVLAAAVESPAALWCERAERLAAEFARTAVARDKAGGTAKAERDRLRESGLLNLIIPVEYGGAGLDWHDTLYLVRIISRADSSLGHLFGFQHLLLATVRLFGDQWPDYYRETVRRRWFWGNALNPLDTRARIRADGGHWRLHGSKSFCSGAMDADQLVVSAIAEDDGRLVVAAIPSDRPGIRINADWDNMGQRQTDSGTVDFHGVQVYDHEILRHPGPLGSVYASLRPLIAQLVLTNVYLGIGEGALAEARTYTRRQARAWFSSGVESPTQDPYVLRKYGQFWVALSAAAQATDQAARLLDAAWSKEDALSEAERGQVAIASAAAKVLATQAGLDVTQRLFEVTGARATASAAGFDRFWRNLRTHSLHDPIDYKLRDLGEWVLNDRLPVPSFYS, encoded by the coding sequence ATGGGGGCAGTCTTGGCGGCAGCAGTGGAGAGTCCCGCGGCGCTGTGGTGCGAGCGCGCCGAGCGGCTGGCGGCGGAGTTCGCCCGGACCGCGGTGGCGCGGGACAAGGCCGGGGGTACCGCGAAGGCAGAGCGGGATCGCCTGCGGGAGAGCGGGTTGCTGAACCTGATCATCCCGGTGGAGTACGGCGGCGCTGGGCTCGATTGGCACGATACCCTCTATCTCGTGCGGATCATCTCCCGGGCCGACAGCTCCTTGGGGCATCTGTTCGGCTTTCAGCACCTGCTTTTGGCCACGGTGCGCTTGTTCGGCGATCAATGGCCCGACTACTACCGGGAAACGGTCCGCCGCCGCTGGTTCTGGGGCAATGCCCTCAACCCCCTCGATACCCGCGCCCGGATTCGGGCCGATGGCGGCCATTGGCGGTTGCATGGGAGCAAGAGCTTCTGTTCGGGGGCCATGGATGCGGATCAGCTGGTGGTGTCGGCGATCGCCGAGGATGACGGCCGGCTGGTGGTGGCCGCCATTCCCTCCGACCGGCCGGGCATCCGGATCAACGCCGACTGGGACAACATGGGCCAGCGCCAGACCGACAGCGGCACCGTGGACTTCCATGGGGTCCAGGTCTACGACCACGAGATCCTGCGCCACCCCGGCCCCTTGGGCAGCGTCTACGCCAGTCTGCGTCCCCTCATCGCCCAGCTGGTGCTGACCAATGTTTATCTCGGCATCGGCGAAGGGGCTCTGGCGGAAGCCCGCACCTACACCCGCAGGCAAGCCCGCGCCTGGTTTAGCTCCGGTGTGGAAAGCCCCACCCAGGACCCCTATGTCCTGCGCAAATATGGGCAGTTCTGGGTGGCGCTCAGCGCCGCCGCCCAGGCCACCGATCAGGCCGCGCGCCTTTTGGACGCCGCCTGGTCCAAGGAAGACGCCTTGAGCGAAGCGGAACGGGGCCAGGTGGCGATCGCCAGCGCCGCCGCCAAGGTGCTGGCGACCCAGGCCGGGCTGGACGTGACCCAGCGCCTGTTCGAGGTGACCGGGGCTCGGGCCACCGCTTCGGCGGCCGGTTTCGACCGCTTTTGGCGCAACCTCAGGACCCATTCCCTGCACGATCCCATCGACTACAAGCTGCGCGATCTCGGCGAGTGGGTTCTCAACGATCGCCTACCGGTGCCGAGCTTTTATTCCTGA
- a CDS encoding acyl-CoA dehydrogenase family protein, translating to MALDYEKLRSDIRGLVDEVIRPNADRVDREGLFPRDNLNALAKAGWNGVLIPEEYAGLGLGYQAFAIAAEEIGRACASTGLVYVMHVGAAQTIHLFGNHDQKERWLKPARDGLIGTYSTSEKATGGHWWFNLSEAARDGADHYLLNAEKSFTTSAGQADYYIMQTRSPGAKGPTDISFFIVDAKLDGIRHGTWEALGVRGNHSGPLRYDNVRVHARDRLGAEGQGKDIVYHGVSPVYLLGLGAVWHGVARAALEHATAHVTATVHRDFNRRLSDYQVLRQQLGEAKVLVESLRPWQAELARQLDHLQATGQPQGQLLLPLTEFKVHAAEVANRSARNALDVSGGYGYKKGPIERIFRDARAGIGMGPSNNIAREWIGKALVGLPLELFEAGGE from the coding sequence ATGGCCCTGGACTACGAAAAGCTCCGCAGCGACATCCGCGGCCTGGTGGACGAAGTCATCCGACCCAATGCCGACCGGGTCGACCGGGAAGGCTTGTTTCCCCGGGACAACTTGAATGCCCTCGCCAAGGCCGGCTGGAATGGGGTGCTGATTCCGGAGGAATATGCTGGCCTCGGTCTGGGCTACCAGGCCTTCGCCATCGCTGCCGAGGAAATCGGCCGCGCCTGCGCCTCCACCGGGCTGGTGTACGTGATGCACGTGGGCGCTGCCCAGACCATCCACCTGTTTGGCAACCACGACCAGAAGGAGCGCTGGCTGAAGCCGGCGCGGGACGGCCTGATCGGCACCTATTCCACCAGCGAAAAGGCCACCGGCGGCCATTGGTGGTTCAACCTCAGCGAGGCGGCCCGGGACGGCGCCGACCACTACCTGCTCAACGCCGAGAAATCCTTCACCACCAGCGCCGGGCAGGCCGATTACTACATCATGCAGACCCGCTCCCCCGGCGCCAAGGGGCCCACCGACATCAGCTTTTTCATCGTCGATGCCAAATTGGACGGCATCCGCCACGGTACCTGGGAAGCGCTCGGGGTGCGCGGCAACCACAGCGGCCCGCTGCGCTATGACAACGTGCGGGTCCATGCCCGGGATCGGCTAGGCGCCGAGGGGCAGGGCAAGGACATCGTCTACCACGGGGTGTCGCCGGTGTATCTGCTCGGCCTCGGCGCGGTCTGGCACGGGGTGGCACGGGCTGCCCTAGAGCACGCCACCGCCCATGTCACCGCCACCGTCCACCGGGACTTCAACCGCCGCCTGTCGGACTACCAAGTGCTGCGCCAGCAACTGGGAGAAGCCAAGGTCCTGGTGGAAAGCTTAAGGCCCTGGCAGGCGGAGCTGGCCCGGCAGCTGGACCACCTGCAGGCGACCGGCCAGCCCCAGGGCCAGCTGCTTTTGCCGCTGACCGAATTCAAGGTGCACGCGGCGGAAGTGGCCAACCGCTCGGCCCGCAACGCCCTGGATGTGAGCGGCGGCTATGGCTACAAGAAGGGTCCCATCGAGCGCATCTTCCGCGACGCCCGGGCCGGCATCGGCATGGGCCCCTCCAACAACATCGCCCGCGAATGGATCGGCAAGGCCCTGGTGGGCTTGCCCTTGGAGCTGTTCGAGGCGGGCGGGGAATGA